One segment of Gloeocapsopsis sp. IPPAS B-1203 DNA contains the following:
- a CDS encoding response regulator has protein sequence MSCPDLNLNHPDWLPTFRPILFAAIFIFVGLGILQGWTSLLLALILFAVCAGLPLQVEQALPIIAVILLVGIFAPAQLLLSFELCGVVISSVALNKFLRVIEWRLAAQSVLVTLVNTNTDTTPNILTNQALTLLQKITRADAAIALRQIDDVTAQTIASLPEKALPAALTTPTLFTNALAQNRCLYYSNYPATPNASHILLAQGAKSVAILPLAASNGTKGAILLIWHRYTSITPQMRQFIELLLGELRTLLQFTDTTIRLDKLRSRFSAMLETIHQGVVFVDESGEQGWINQAAAVQLGLQPGAVEPPILAQAMAKLRTSADNQSEITAQAAQFFAQPLSWKLPSTGGTPAREFPQAEIRNWHWIFQGETPKVLSLSSTATRIHNVPGRLWILDDITEQYLSQKMLVRRTQELSQANQELEKAKTDAEAATRVKSQFLANMSHEIRTPMNAIVGMTNLLLSTPLSQQQQEFLGTIRTSSDVLLMLINDVLDLSKIESGKLELEQRAFNLRTCIEEAVDILAFKAAEKNIELAYIIHPDTPNNIVGDVTRLRQILVNLLSNSVKFTPQGEVVISVTARALERNHEYEIQFAVKDTGIGISPETVKHLFQSFSQGDASITREYGGTGLGLAIAKQLCEMMKGRIWVETHAQGGSTFYFTIATTIDTSLPSESILHFAGKRMLIVEEHPIIRQSLVWQAQSWGIEPCSLEPAAALAQIQQGALFDVAIIDLQSHQSNDAIAASQSSQLPVILLTTLSNQKIPTQTSVLDFVSYLTKPIKTSHFYHILSQIWNNSLVSDTNNNSGDIDATFASNLPLRILLAEDNIVNQKIALHILQGLGYQADVASNGLEVLDILHRQNYDVVLMDLQMPKMDGLTATHQIVQEFAKDVRPQIIAMTANAMQEDKEECLKAGMDNYISKPIQVEELTQALRGIQKPFVSDSLTFDTQHSTAIDFQKLASLKKMVGENAEKIVTELAYCYINDSVQLLQEMTSAVDCQDAIALRRAAHTLKSSSATLGAMILSQLSKELETMSADGNTSEISSKVEQIVAEFARVKVALQAECQLSQV, from the coding sequence ATGTCTTGCCCAGATTTAAACCTAAATCATCCTGATTGGCTACCAACATTTAGACCAATATTATTTGCTGCCATCTTTATTTTTGTTGGCTTAGGTATACTGCAAGGATGGACATCTTTGCTGTTAGCACTAATTTTGTTCGCCGTATGTGCAGGTTTACCTCTACAAGTTGAGCAAGCATTACCGATTATTGCAGTTATTTTACTCGTTGGTATATTTGCTCCCGCACAGCTTTTACTTTCTTTTGAATTGTGTGGTGTCGTTATCAGCAGTGTTGCCTTAAATAAGTTCCTCCGAGTTATCGAGTGGCGTTTAGCAGCACAATCAGTTTTAGTGACATTGGTTAATACTAATACAGACACAACGCCAAATATACTCACTAATCAAGCTTTAACACTTTTACAAAAAATAACTCGTGCAGATGCTGCGATCGCCTTACGTCAGATTGATGATGTCACTGCCCAAACAATCGCCAGCCTACCTGAAAAAGCCCTTCCTGCTGCCCTTACTACCCCTACACTATTTACTAATGCATTAGCACAAAACCGCTGTCTCTACTACAGCAACTATCCCGCAACACCTAATGCTTCCCACATTCTACTTGCACAAGGAGCTAAGTCAGTTGCGATACTACCACTTGCGGCGTCGAATGGTACAAAAGGGGCAATTTTACTGATTTGGCATCGCTACACTTCCATTACTCCACAAATGCGGCAATTTATTGAGTTGTTGTTGGGTGAGTTACGTACGTTATTACAATTTACTGATACGACTATCCGCCTTGATAAACTGCGATCGCGCTTTAGTGCAATGCTGGAAACTATTCATCAAGGAGTTGTCTTTGTTGATGAAAGTGGAGAACAAGGGTGGATTAATCAAGCGGCTGCGGTGCAACTGGGGTTACAACCTGGTGCAGTAGAACCACCCATTTTGGCGCAAGCAATGGCAAAATTACGTACTAGTGCTGATAATCAAAGCGAAATCACCGCACAAGCAGCACAATTTTTTGCTCAGCCACTGTCTTGGAAACTTCCCTCAACGGGGGGAACCCCCGCACGGGAGTTTCCGCAAGCAGAAATTCGGAATTGGCATTGGATTTTTCAGGGTGAAACACCTAAAGTATTGAGTCTTTCGAGTACTGCAACGCGGATACACAATGTACCTGGTAGATTGTGGATATTAGATGATATTACTGAGCAATATCTTAGTCAAAAAATGCTGGTGCGACGTACTCAAGAGTTGTCACAAGCTAATCAGGAGTTAGAAAAGGCAAAAACAGATGCTGAAGCTGCAACTCGTGTGAAAAGTCAGTTTCTTGCGAATATGAGTCATGAAATTCGGACGCCGATGAACGCAATTGTCGGAATGACGAATTTATTATTGAGTACTCCGCTATCGCAGCAACAACAAGAATTTTTAGGAACAATTCGGACAAGTAGTGATGTTTTGTTGATGTTAATCAACGACGTTCTAGACTTATCAAAAATCGAGTCAGGTAAGCTAGAACTAGAACAGCGTGCTTTCAACTTAAGAACTTGTATTGAAGAAGCTGTAGATATTTTAGCTTTTAAAGCAGCAGAGAAAAATATTGAATTAGCTTACATTATTCATCCAGATACTCCCAATAATATCGTTGGTGATGTCACTCGATTGCGACAAATTCTCGTAAATCTATTGAGTAACTCCGTTAAATTTACACCCCAAGGAGAAGTTGTTATTTCGGTTACAGCCCGCGCCTTAGAACGTAATCATGAATATGAAATTCAATTTGCAGTCAAAGATACAGGAATTGGTATTTCACCTGAAACTGTAAAGCATTTATTTCAATCTTTTAGTCAAGGTGATGCTTCAATTACCCGCGAATATGGGGGAACCGGCTTAGGTTTAGCGATCGCCAAGCAGCTATGTGAGATGATGAAAGGTCGCATCTGGGTTGAAACTCACGCACAAGGAGGTTCTACTTTCTATTTCACGATCGCCACAACAATTGATACTAGCCTTCCCTCAGAAAGCATATTACATTTTGCCGGAAAGCGGATGTTAATTGTGGAGGAGCATCCGATCATTCGACAATCTCTAGTTTGGCAAGCACAGTCTTGGGGTATAGAGCCTTGTAGTTTAGAACCCGCAGCAGCACTTGCACAAATTCAACAAGGCGCATTGTTTGATGTAGCAATTATAGATTTACAAAGTCATCAAAGCAATGACGCGATCGCAGCAAGCCAATCTTCTCAATTACCTGTGATATTGTTAACAACGCTGAGCAACCAAAAGATACCTACACAGACATCTGTACTAGATTTTGTCAGCTATCTGACTAAACCAATCAAAACATCACATTTCTACCACATCTTGAGTCAGATTTGGAATAACTCATTAGTATCAGATACTAACAATAATTCAGGTGATATTGACGCTACATTTGCATCAAATTTACCATTGCGAATTTTGCTAGCAGAAGACAACATCGTTAATCAAAAAATTGCTTTACACATTTTGCAAGGATTAGGTTATCAAGCGGATGTTGCCAGTAATGGATTAGAAGTTTTAGATATTTTACATCGTCAAAATTATGATGTTGTGCTGATGGACTTGCAAATGCCAAAGATGGATGGTTTAACAGCAACTCATCAGATTGTGCAAGAATTTGCCAAAGATGTACGTCCTCAAATTATTGCGATGACTGCTAATGCCATGCAGGAAGACAAAGAAGAATGTCTTAAAGCTGGTATGGATAATTACATCAGTAAGCCTATCCAAGTAGAAGAACTCACGCAAGCACTGAGAGGAATTCAAAAACCCTTTGTCTCTGACTCACTCACTTTTGATACTCAACATTCAACAGCGATTGATTTTCAAAAGCTAGCTTCGTTGAAAAAAATGGTAGGGGAAAATGCAGAAAAAATTGTGACTGAGTTAGCCTATTGTTATATAAATGATTCGGTACAGCTTTTACAGGAAATGACAAGTGCAGTAGATTGCCAAGACGCGATCGCACTACGTAGAGCTGCACATACACTTAAATCCAGTAGTGCTACGCTGGGTGCCATGATACTTTCTCAACTGAGTAAAGAATTAGAAACAATGAGTGCTGACGGCAATACGAGCGAGATATCATCCAAAGTGGAGCAAATTGTAGCTGAGTTTGCCAGAGTAAAAGTTGCTCTGCAAGCCGAATGTCAGCTGAGCCAGGTATGA
- a CDS encoding response regulator has translation MSAEPGMNITDLEQDPPLVLIVDDEKFTRLQLRLAMEQVGYQVVETSNGEEALAAYTQLQPDIILLDALMPTMDGFTCSRQLQTLPGGDRTPILMITALEDQDSVDRAFAAGATDYITKPIHWAVLRQRVYRLLQANRATEKLRQQTERARVSEARLRIALDAAHMGTWDWDLLDNKITYSATAAANIGIAENEVIDTYESFTQSVHPEDRQVVEQIISVAIAQQTDYNVEFRVIWADGSIHWIAARGQVYCNETGKAIRMTGINMDITDRKSSEAELQRQTLRSQLFADITFKIRRSLHIEEILQTTVTEVQKLLQCDRAVLFQLFSDGSGKVLKEEVVPGCTTIVGRNLHDPCFHQKYLNKYIQGHISYATDIYSSNLQQCYIDFLQQFQVVANLVVPIFVKEKLWGLLIAHQCNAPRQWSHFEIELLQQLSDQIGIALAQAQLLEDETRQRQELTRANAELQQFASIASHDLQEPLRKIQAFGNRLKAMYGDGLNEQGRDYLERMQNAAQRMQVLIDDLLTLSRIATKAQPFAPVNLTQVAQEVLSDLEILIQQTDGRVMLCELPTIDADAIQMRQLFQNLIGNALKFHQQQVPIVKIYSKILEDWQSHNSEESLDAQLCEIIIEDNGIGFDEKYLDRIFNVFQRLHNRSEYEGTGMGLAICRKIAERHGGSITATSKPMEGAKFIVKLPIKHNRGD, from the coding sequence ATGTCAGCTGAGCCAGGTATGAATATCACTGATCTCGAACAAGATCCCCCCCTTGTCCTCATTGTTGACGATGAGAAATTTACACGGCTACAACTCCGGCTAGCAATGGAACAAGTCGGCTATCAAGTTGTTGAAACAAGCAATGGAGAAGAAGCGTTAGCAGCTTACACGCAGTTGCAACCAGACATCATATTACTTGATGCCTTAATGCCCACAATGGATGGGTTTACGTGTAGTAGACAGTTACAAACACTTCCTGGTGGCGATCGCACGCCAATCTTGATGATTACCGCCCTAGAAGATCAAGATTCAGTTGATCGTGCTTTTGCAGCAGGCGCTACAGATTATATCACAAAACCTATTCATTGGGCAGTCTTGCGCCAACGCGTGTATCGTTTATTACAAGCAAATCGGGCAACTGAAAAATTACGCCAGCAGACAGAACGCGCCAGAGTCAGTGAAGCGAGACTGCGTATAGCGTTAGATGCAGCGCATATGGGAACTTGGGATTGGGATTTACTCGATAACAAAATTACCTATTCTGCTACTGCAGCCGCTAATATTGGAATTGCGGAAAACGAGGTGATTGATACTTACGAAAGTTTTACACAAAGTGTTCATCCTGAAGATCGCCAAGTCGTAGAACAAATCATCAGTGTTGCGATCGCACAGCAAACTGACTACAACGTTGAATTTCGCGTCATTTGGGCAGATGGTAGTATTCATTGGATTGCAGCCAGAGGTCAAGTTTATTGCAACGAGACAGGTAAAGCAATTCGGATGACCGGCATTAATATGGATATCACTGATCGCAAGTCATCTGAAGCCGAATTACAGCGGCAAACCTTGCGATCGCAGCTATTTGCAGATATCACCTTTAAAATTCGTCGTTCGCTGCATATCGAGGAAATTTTGCAAACGACTGTTACTGAAGTCCAAAAATTATTGCAGTGCGATCGCGCAGTATTATTTCAACTGTTTTCTGATGGTTCAGGTAAAGTTTTGAAAGAAGAAGTTGTGCCAGGATGTACCACGATTGTTGGGCGTAACCTCCACGATCCTTGCTTTCATCAGAAGTATCTTAACAAATATATTCAAGGGCATATTAGTTACGCTACAGACATTTACAGCTCAAATCTGCAACAGTGCTATATCGACTTTTTGCAGCAATTTCAAGTTGTCGCCAACTTAGTTGTGCCAATTTTTGTTAAGGAAAAACTCTGGGGTTTACTGATTGCACATCAGTGTAACGCTCCTCGACAATGGAGTCATTTTGAAATTGAACTGCTACAACAACTCAGCGATCAAATTGGCATTGCTTTAGCGCAAGCACAACTACTGGAAGATGAAACTCGGCAACGTCAAGAACTAACTCGCGCCAATGCAGAATTACAACAGTTTGCTTCGATCGCCTCCCATGATTTGCAAGAACCATTACGCAAAATTCAAGCTTTTGGTAATCGATTGAAAGCAATGTATGGTGACGGACTTAATGAACAAGGACGTGATTATTTAGAGAGAATGCAAAACGCTGCACAGCGGATGCAAGTCTTAATTGATGACTTACTGACACTTTCTCGAATTGCAACAAAGGCACAGCCGTTTGCACCTGTTAATCTCACTCAAGTAGCACAAGAAGTTTTATCTGATCTAGAAATACTTATCCAGCAAACCGATGGGCGCGTCATGCTATGTGAATTGCCAACAATTGATGCTGACGCCATCCAAATGCGGCAATTATTCCAAAACTTAATTGGTAATGCTTTAAAGTTTCATCAGCAACAAGTGCCAATTGTTAAGATTTACAGCAAGATTCTTGAAGATTGGCAAAGCCACAACAGTGAAGAATCTCTAGATGCCCAGCTTTGTGAAATTATTATAGAAGATAATGGTATAGGTTTTGACGAAAAATACCTCGATCGCATCTTTAATGTTTTTCAACGATTACATAATCGTAGCGAATATGAAGGAACAGGCATGGGTTTAGCTATTTGCCGTAAAATCGCCGAACGTCACGGTGGTAGCATTACAGCAACGAGTAAGCCTATGGAAGGAGCAAAATTTATCGTCAAGCTACCAATCAAACATAATAGAGGAGATTGA
- a CDS encoding response regulator, with translation MRRRRTTVTILMADDDEDDCMLAREAFSESRLANDLHFVHDGEELMDYLYQRGKYTATTIAPRPGLILLDLNMPRKDGREALKEIKADPNLRQIPVVVLTTSKAEEDIYRSYDLGANSFITKPVTFASLVDVMRTIGKYWFEIVELPIEGVGDRHGL, from the coding sequence GTGAGGAGGCGTCGCACAACCGTCACAATTTTAATGGCTGACGATGATGAAGATGACTGTATGCTTGCACGCGAGGCGTTTTCAGAAAGTCGTTTGGCAAACGATCTGCACTTTGTTCACGATGGCGAAGAACTAATGGATTATTTGTACCAACGCGGCAAATATACTGCAACTACCATTGCGCCCCGTCCAGGGTTAATTTTACTTGACTTGAATATGCCAAGAAAAGACGGTCGTGAAGCATTAAAAGAAATCAAAGCTGACCCTAATTTACGTCAAATTCCTGTGGTTGTCTTGACCACATCAAAAGCTGAAGAAGATATTTATCGTAGCTACGATCTTGGTGCAAACTCATTTATTACTAAACCAGTCACGTTTGCTTCGTTAGTCGATGTGATGCGAACTATAGGTAAATATTGGTTTGAAATTGTGGAATTGCCTATAGAAGGTGTGGGAGATCGGCATGGACTTTAA
- a CDS encoding PAS domain-containing sensor histidine kinase — translation MDFNKIRVLLVDDDEDDYVLTRDWFLEQGNSFELEWVANYDAALTAIAQNQHDVYLLDYRLGDRNGLELLREAMLRGCTAPMILLTGQGDREIDIEAMKAGAADYLEKGQITAYALARSIRYALERKRTEQKIREQAALLDVATDAISVQALDSTILFWNKGAESLYGWTAAAALGKKASELLYLDVPAQLTAAQKIVLAQGEWRGQLSQVTKVGADVIVESRWTLVRNEQGQPKSILVVNTDITEKKQLEAQFLRAQRMESLGTLASGIAHDLNNILAPILMTAQLLETQVHDERSQRLVPILIANAKRGAALVKQVLSFAKGLEGKRSILQVRHIISEIKQITKETFPKSIEICIDVPQTLWTISGDATQLHQILMNLCVNARDAMPEGGILTISAENLEVDQSYVRKHLDAKVGAYVVLSVADTGCGIPPEVMDRIFEPFFTTKGIGKGTGLGLSTVIGIVKSHGGFVNVESEIGKGTQFKIYLPAVEAVETLEVEDLELPQGHGELILVVDDEAPIRETTKTSLETYNYRAVTASNGIEAVALYAEYRDEVSLVITDMLMPAMDGPTTIRTLKKMNPMVKVIAVSGLASKDKMNTVAAAGVKSFLSKPFTTQELLQTIDGILHPNKHASAKQLHTLF, via the coding sequence ATGGACTTTAACAAAATCAGGGTACTCCTAGTTGATGATGATGAAGATGATTATGTTCTCACGCGCGATTGGTTTTTGGAACAAGGCAATAGCTTTGAACTAGAATGGGTAGCAAATTATGATGCTGCGCTAACAGCGATCGCCCAAAATCAGCACGATGTCTATCTCCTCGATTATCGTTTAGGCGATCGCAATGGCTTAGAACTTTTGCGCGAAGCTATGTTACGGGGCTGTACTGCACCAATGATCTTGCTGACTGGGCAAGGCGATCGCGAGATTGATATTGAAGCTATGAAAGCAGGTGCAGCAGATTATCTCGAAAAAGGTCAAATTACTGCCTATGCTTTAGCACGTTCAATTCGCTACGCCCTAGAACGAAAACGCACCGAACAAAAAATCCGCGAACAAGCCGCTTTACTCGATGTCGCTACCGATGCTATTAGTGTCCAAGCTTTAGATAGCACAATTTTATTCTGGAACAAAGGCGCAGAAAGCTTATACGGCTGGACAGCCGCAGCTGCGTTAGGCAAAAAAGCAAGCGAACTGTTGTATTTAGATGTTCCGGCACAACTAACAGCAGCACAAAAAATCGTCCTTGCCCAAGGAGAATGGCGCGGACAGTTATCTCAAGTCACTAAAGTTGGTGCAGATGTCATTGTTGAAAGCCGTTGGACACTCGTCCGCAACGAACAAGGGCAACCTAAATCAATCTTGGTTGTTAACACTGATATCACCGAAAAAAAACAGCTAGAAGCTCAATTTTTGCGTGCCCAACGCATGGAAAGTCTCGGTACGCTCGCAAGTGGCATTGCACACGATCTCAATAATATCCTCGCACCAATTTTAATGACTGCTCAACTTCTAGAAACACAAGTTCATGACGAACGCAGTCAACGGTTAGTGCCGATCTTAATCGCGAATGCCAAACGAGGTGCAGCACTAGTCAAACAAGTGCTATCTTTTGCCAAAGGACTGGAGGGTAAACGCAGTATTTTACAAGTGCGACACATCATCTCAGAAATTAAGCAGATTACAAAGGAAACTTTTCCTAAGTCAATTGAAATCTGCATTGACGTTCCGCAAACACTCTGGACGATTTCTGGTGATGCGACACAACTACATCAAATATTAATGAATCTGTGTGTTAATGCGCGCGATGCAATGCCAGAAGGCGGCATTTTGACAATTTCGGCAGAAAATTTAGAAGTCGATCAAAGCTATGTCCGCAAACATCTAGATGCTAAAGTGGGTGCTTATGTTGTGCTAAGTGTTGCAGATACAGGGTGTGGAATTCCACCTGAAGTCATGGATCGCATTTTTGAGCCATTTTTCACAACTAAAGGAATTGGTAAAGGTACAGGGCTTGGTCTTTCTACAGTGATTGGCATTGTCAAAAGTCATGGCGGTTTTGTGAATGTGGAAAGCGAAATTGGCAAAGGTACTCAATTTAAGATTTATTTACCAGCAGTAGAAGCAGTAGAAACGCTTGAAGTAGAAGATTTGGAACTACCTCAAGGACATGGTGAATTAATCTTAGTAGTTGATGATGAAGCGCCGATCCGAGAAACAACCAAAACCTCGCTAGAAACTTATAATTATCGCGCTGTGACTGCAAGTAATGGGATTGAAGCAGTCGCTTTATATGCAGAATATCGCGATGAAGTGAGTCTCGTAATTACTGATATGTTAATGCCAGCGATGGATGGTCCAACAACAATCCGCACGCTAAAAAAAATGAATCCGATGGTAAAAGTGATTGCAGTAAGTGGATTAGCGTCTAAAGATAAAATGAATACAGTTGCGGCGGCTGGAGTAAAAAGTTTCTTGTCTAAACCCTTTACGACACAAGAATTACTTCAGACAATCGATGGAATTTTGCATCCCAATAAGCACGCTAGTGCAAAACAATTACACACGCTATTTTAA
- a CDS encoding aspartate carbamoyltransferase catalytic subunit yields MANATWNRHHVLSLADFTQAEYDTVLQTAASFREVLSRRTKKVPTLQGQVVANLFFEPSTRTRSSFELAAKRLSADTLNFAASTSSLTKGETILDTAKTYLAMGTDMMVIRHREAGVPQAIADEMDRLGVRVGVLNAGDGQHEHPSQALLDLFTICTLIDSDRPRLELLKDKKIAIVGDILHSRVARSNIWSLTASGAEVHLAAPPTLLPQLFADFTTNAPGKLFLHWQVEPALENADFVMTLRLQKERMTQYLLPSLREYHQRFGITRDRLRICQPDVKVLHPGPVNRGVEISSDLMDDPQFSLIQAQVTSGVAVRMALLYLMGSSKA; encoded by the coding sequence ATGGCTAACGCTACTTGGAATCGCCATCACGTTCTTTCTCTAGCAGATTTCACTCAAGCAGAGTACGACACTGTCTTACAAACTGCAGCCAGCTTTCGAGAAGTCTTATCGCGGCGGACGAAGAAAGTACCGACATTGCAAGGACAAGTTGTCGCCAACTTATTTTTTGAGCCATCGACACGCACTCGCAGTAGCTTTGAACTTGCAGCAAAACGATTATCAGCAGATACACTTAATTTTGCAGCTTCTACGTCATCGTTAACCAAAGGCGAGACAATTTTAGATACCGCAAAAACTTATCTAGCAATGGGAACCGATATGATGGTCATTCGCCATCGCGAAGCTGGAGTTCCCCAGGCGATCGCGGATGAAATGGATCGGCTAGGAGTCAGAGTTGGAGTATTGAATGCGGGTGATGGTCAACACGAACACCCATCCCAAGCGTTACTTGATTTATTTACGATATGCACGCTCATTGATAGCGATCGTCCTCGATTGGAACTGTTAAAAGACAAAAAAATAGCAATTGTTGGTGATATTTTACATTCACGAGTCGCCAGATCAAATATTTGGAGTTTAACAGCCAGCGGTGCAGAAGTTCACTTAGCCGCACCACCAACGTTATTACCTCAGTTATTTGCAGATTTCACTACCAACGCTCCTGGTAAGCTGTTTTTACATTGGCAAGTCGAACCTGCACTGGAAAATGCTGATTTTGTCATGACACTGCGGTTGCAAAAAGAACGCATGACACAGTATTTGTTACCGAGTTTACGCGAATACCACCAGCGCTTTGGAATTACACGCGATCGCCTGCGAATTTGTCAACCTGATGTTAAGGTACTGCATCCAGGTCCAGTGAATCGCGGTGTGGAAATTAGTTCTGATTTAATGGACGATCCGCAATTTAGCTTAATTCAGGCACAGGTAACAAGTGGTGTTGCTGTGCGGATGGCGCTGTTGTATTTGATGGGCAGTAGTAAAGCTTAA
- a CDS encoding TetR/AcrR family transcriptional regulator: MPQKIPTTPRKLPQQDRSKTTVEAILIATARILTEEGYDRASTNRIAELAGVSIGSLYQYFPNKEALVAALVEQHINEMVVLVESKLRDLFDAPIEVALPELVKAAIAAHAVNPQLHKVLNEEVPCISRLQQVANAEEQINAMLRNYLERWRGHIQPQNLDLTVFILGRTVEALTHAAVIEYPELLSDGQLEREISTLLLVYLQNS, translated from the coding sequence ATGCCACAGAAAATTCCAACAACGCCGCGCAAATTACCGCAACAAGACCGTTCTAAAACAACAGTTGAGGCAATTTTAATTGCAACTGCTCGTATTTTGACGGAAGAGGGTTACGATCGTGCGAGTACAAATCGCATTGCCGAGTTAGCCGGAGTCAGTATTGGATCTCTGTATCAGTACTTTCCAAACAAAGAAGCCTTGGTTGCTGCGCTTGTAGAACAGCACATAAACGAGATGGTTGTGCTTGTCGAATCAAAACTACGCGATTTATTTGATGCACCAATTGAAGTTGCTTTGCCCGAATTGGTAAAAGCCGCGATCGCCGCACACGCAGTCAATCCCCAATTACATAAAGTATTAAACGAAGAAGTGCCGTGCATCAGTCGGTTACAGCAAGTTGCCAATGCTGAAGAACAAATTAATGCAATGTTGCGGAATTACCTAGAAAGATGGCGCGGTCACATTCAACCCCAAAACCTCGATCTCACCGTGTTTATCTTGGGGCGTACGGTGGAAGCTTTAACTCATGCAGCTGTTATTGAATATCCCGAACTCCTCAGCGATGGGCAACTTGAGCGAGAAATTTCCACTCTGCTATTGGTTTATCTGCAAAATTCCTAG
- a CDS encoding cupin domain-containing protein: MRVVKSSDRSYDMSYHSHLNQVGDRDTFFQGRIFMKASFTQALANLHPDVAPVLLSEFDQHMVGVVRMTTSDGFWEQHNDGDEILIILQGRMDFTLCYPNATATLAVEAGDILHIPQGVAHGAKIYEEVHILFFTPQVGNISWVEGEQVTEQVAARHRQH, encoded by the coding sequence ATGCGAGTTGTAAAATCGAGCGATCGCTCATACGATATGAGTTATCACTCACATCTTAACCAAGTTGGCGATCGAGATACCTTCTTTCAAGGAAGAATATTTATGAAAGCATCATTTACACAGGCATTAGCAAACTTACACCCAGATGTTGCTCCTGTACTATTATCTGAGTTCGATCAACATATGGTGGGAGTAGTGCGCATGACGACATCTGATGGGTTTTGGGAACAGCATAACGATGGAGATGAAATTCTCATTATTTTACAAGGGCGCATGGATTTTACTCTTTGCTACCCTAATGCAACTGCAACGCTTGCGGTTGAAGCTGGAGACATTTTGCACATTCCCCAAGGCGTAGCGCACGGAGCTAAGATTTACGAGGAAGTGCATATCTTATTTTTCACTCCTCAAGTAGGAAACATTTCTTGGGTTGAGGGCGAACAAGTAACGGAGCAAGTAGCAGCAAGACATCGCCAACATTGA